A single Microtus ochrogaster isolate Prairie Vole_2 linkage group LG3, MicOch1.0, whole genome shotgun sequence DNA region contains:
- the LOC102002213 gene encoding neurexin-1 isoform X1, with protein sequence MGSALVQRGGCFLLCLSLLLLGCWAELGSGLEFPGAEGQWTRFPKWNACCESEMSFQLKTRSARGLVLYFDDEGFCDFLELILTRGGRLQLSFSIFCAEPATLLADTPVNDGVWHNVRIRRQFRNTTLYIDQAEAKWVEVKSKRRDMTVFSGLFVGGLPPELRAAALKLTLASVREREPFKGWIRDVRVNSSQALPVDSGEVKLDDEPPNSGGGSPCEAGDEGEGGVCLNGGVCSVIDDQAVCDCSRTGFRGKDCSQGLAHLMMGDQGMGSAPFPLCFQCFLVL encoded by the coding sequence ATGGGGTCGGCGCTGGTTCAGCGCGGGGGCTGCTTTCTTCTATGCCtgtcgctgctgctgctgggctgcTGGGCAGAATTGGGCAGCGGGTTGGAGTTCCCGGGTGCCGAGGGCCAGTGGACACGCTTCCCCAAGTGGAACGCCTGCTGTGAGAGCGAGATGAGCTTCCAGCTGAAGACACGCAGCGCCCGGGGCCTCGTGCTCTACTTCGACGACGAGGGCTTCTGCGACTTCCTGGAGCTCATCCTGACTCGGGGTGGCCGCCTGCAGCTCAGCTTCTCCATCTTCTGCGCCGAGCCTGCCACGCTGCTGGCGGACACACCAGTCAACGACGGCGTGTGGCACAATGTGCGCATCCGTCGCCAGTTCCGCAACACCACGCTCTACATCGACCAGGCCGAGGCCAAGTGGGTGGAGGTCAAGTCCAAGCGCAGGGACATGACGGTGTTCAGCGGGCTCTTCGTGGGCGGCCTGCCCCCGGAACTGCGAGCTGCAGCGCTCAAGCTCACCCTGGCCTCGGTGAGGGAACGCGAGCCCTTCAAGGGCTGGATCCGTGATGTCCGGGTCAACTCATCGCAGGCGCTGCCTGTGGACAGCGGCGAGGTCAAGCTGGACGACGAGCCGCCCAACAGCGGCGGGGGAAGCCCGTGCGAGGCGGGCGACGAGGGCGAAGGTGGCGTGTGCCTCAATGGAGGCGTGTGCTCCGTGATCGACGACCAGGCCGTGTGCGACTGCTCGAGGACAGGCTTCCGAGGCAAAGACTGCAGCCAAG
- the LOC102002213 gene encoding neurexin-1 isoform X2: protein MGSALVQRGGCFLLCLSLLLLGCWAELGSGLEFPGAEGQWTRFPKWNACCESEMSFQLKTRSARGLVLYFDDEGFCDFLELILTRGGRLQLSFSIFCAEPATLLADTPVNDGVWHNVRIRRQFRNTTLYIDQAEAKWVEVKSKRRDMTVFSGLFVGGLPPELRAAALKLTLASVREREPFKGWIRDVRVNSSQALPVDSGEVKLDDEPPNSGGGSPCEAGDEGEGGVCLNGGVCSVIDDQAVCDCSRTGFRGKDCSQEDNNVEGLAHLMMGDQGKSKE, encoded by the coding sequence ATGGGGTCGGCGCTGGTTCAGCGCGGGGGCTGCTTTCTTCTATGCCtgtcgctgctgctgctgggctgcTGGGCAGAATTGGGCAGCGGGTTGGAGTTCCCGGGTGCCGAGGGCCAGTGGACACGCTTCCCCAAGTGGAACGCCTGCTGTGAGAGCGAGATGAGCTTCCAGCTGAAGACACGCAGCGCCCGGGGCCTCGTGCTCTACTTCGACGACGAGGGCTTCTGCGACTTCCTGGAGCTCATCCTGACTCGGGGTGGCCGCCTGCAGCTCAGCTTCTCCATCTTCTGCGCCGAGCCTGCCACGCTGCTGGCGGACACACCAGTCAACGACGGCGTGTGGCACAATGTGCGCATCCGTCGCCAGTTCCGCAACACCACGCTCTACATCGACCAGGCCGAGGCCAAGTGGGTGGAGGTCAAGTCCAAGCGCAGGGACATGACGGTGTTCAGCGGGCTCTTCGTGGGCGGCCTGCCCCCGGAACTGCGAGCTGCAGCGCTCAAGCTCACCCTGGCCTCGGTGAGGGAACGCGAGCCCTTCAAGGGCTGGATCCGTGATGTCCGGGTCAACTCATCGCAGGCGCTGCCTGTGGACAGCGGCGAGGTCAAGCTGGACGACGAGCCGCCCAACAGCGGCGGGGGAAGCCCGTGCGAGGCGGGCGACGAGGGCGAAGGTGGCGTGTGCCTCAATGGAGGCGTGTGCTCCGTGATCGACGACCAGGCCGTGTGCGACTGCTCGAGGACAGGCTTCCGAGGCAAAGACTGCAGCCAAG